In Sandaracinaceae bacterium, the genomic window TGGGTCGAAGCGCTGGCCCGAGAACACCCTCCTGGCCTTTCGCAACGCGCTCGAGCTGGGCTACACGCACATCGAGACGGACCTCCACCTCACGCGCGATGGCCACATCGTGTGCTTCCACGACGCCGGGCTCGAGCGCACCACCAACGGGGTGGGCCTCGTGAGGGACCGCACCCTGGCCGAGCTGCGCGAGCTGGACGCAGGCTTTCGCTTCACCGCCGACGGCGGCCGCACCTTTCCGTTTCGCGGGCAGGGCTGCACGGTGCCCACGTTGGCGGAGGCGCTGGCGCTGCACCCCAGCCTGTGCCTCAACCTCGAGATGAAGCAGCGCGAGCCCGACATGGTGGAGACGCTGGCGCACTTCATCGCCGAGCATGGTGTGGCGCAGCGCGTGCTGGTGGCCTCCGCGCAAGACGAGCTGACGGCGCGCTTCCGTCGCCTGCGCCAGGAGCGCGGCATGGTGGTGCCCACGTCGCCGGGTGTGCGCGGCATCCTCGCCTTCTGGCTGAGCGTGCGCTTCGGCGTCAACCGCTTCGCGCGCTTCGACTTCGACGCGCTGCAAGTGCCCGTGACCCAGGGCCCGCTGCGCGTGGTGGACCGTCGCTTCGTCGAGGCGGCGCACGCCCACGGCATCCACGTGCACGTGTGGACCATCGACGACCCGGACGAGATGCGCCGGCTCTACGCGCTGGGCGTGGACGCGGTCATGACCGACCACCCCGAGGTGCTCATGGAGGTGCTGCGGGAGGTGCGCGCTAGCTCCGGTTCCGGCGCCTGACCCCCAGCGCCAGCGCCAGCACCAGGCCCGCCCAGAGTCCCGCGCGCGGCGTGTGCTGGGCCTCCACGCGGCACGAGCAGCCACCGCGCCCCCGAGGCGTCGTGCCCGCGTCGCCCAGGCCTGCGTCCATCCCGGCGTCCATCGGGAGCGGCCCCGCGTCCATGCGCAGGTCGTCCGGGAAGCTGGTGGGGTCGAGCGGGTCGGTCCCGCGGTCGCGCTCGTCTCCGTCCAGCGCGAAGTCGCCGTCGCGGTCCACCCCCGCGCGGTAGCCCGTGCGGGGCGGCATGCA contains:
- a CDS encoding glycerophosphodiester phosphodiesterase — encoded protein: MTSAPLTARRQRTAYLGQRPYAFAHRGGSKRWPENTLLAFRNALELGYTHIETDLHLTRDGHIVCFHDAGLERTTNGVGLVRDRTLAELRELDAGFRFTADGGRTFPFRGQGCTVPTLAEALALHPSLCLNLEMKQREPDMVETLAHFIAEHGVAQRVLVASAQDELTARFRRLRQERGMVVPTSPGVRGILAFWLSVRFGVNRFARFDFDALQVPVTQGPLRVVDRRFVEAAHAHGIHVHVWTIDDPDEMRRLYALGVDAVMTDHPEVLMEVLREVRASSGSGA